One region of Pseudomonas sp. B21-040 genomic DNA includes:
- a CDS encoding aminotransferase class V-fold PLP-dependent enzyme gives MPDNTRRARDEMFWQTFADRYAVEPGPINLENGYFGRMSRTVVEEYQRNIEMINRSNSVYVRQRFEQVETQKIRAQLAALVGVPADTVALTRNASEGLQSLIRNYNRLQPGDQVLICDLEYDSVKNALRWLARNRGAEVIEIDHQHPASFDSLLATYRDAFERYPKLKLMALTHVTHRTGLVMPVQAIAAAAKEHGIDVILDGAHALGQIDFNLDELGISFAGFNLHKWIGAPLTLGFIYIAPERLADIDPDMGESHYPVTDIRARTPYGTPNIPALLTLPLVIEEHHAMGGSAAKGARLNYLRNLWVRAARELPGIEVMTPDDPRLYCGITSLRFTRHSDQQPMVERLLSDYNLFTVMRSGAASGPCIRITPGLTTTASHMALLTRALTELG, from the coding sequence ATGCCCGATAACACCCGTCGCGCCCGTGATGAAATGTTCTGGCAGACCTTTGCCGACCGCTATGCCGTCGAACCCGGCCCGATCAACCTGGAGAACGGCTACTTCGGGCGCATGTCGCGAACGGTAGTCGAGGAATACCAGCGCAACATCGAAATGATCAACCGCAGCAACTCGGTGTACGTACGCCAGCGATTCGAACAGGTCGAAACCCAGAAGATCCGCGCGCAGTTGGCCGCACTGGTGGGCGTGCCTGCCGACACCGTGGCGCTGACCCGCAATGCCTCGGAGGGTCTGCAATCGTTGATCCGCAACTACAACCGTCTTCAGCCGGGCGACCAGGTATTGATCTGCGATCTGGAGTACGACTCGGTCAAAAACGCCCTGCGCTGGCTGGCGCGCAATCGCGGGGCCGAGGTGATCGAGATCGACCACCAGCACCCCGCCAGTTTCGACAGTTTACTGGCGACCTACCGTGACGCTTTTGAGCGCTACCCCAAACTCAAACTGATGGCCCTGACTCACGTCACCCATCGCACCGGCCTGGTGATGCCGGTGCAGGCGATTGCCGCCGCCGCGAAAGAACACGGGATCGATGTGATCCTCGACGGCGCCCACGCGTTGGGGCAAATCGACTTCAATCTGGATGAACTGGGTATCTCCTTCGCCGGCTTCAACCTGCACAAATGGATCGGAGCACCGCTGACGCTAGGGTTCATCTACATTGCTCCCGAGCGCCTGGCCGATATCGACCCGGACATGGGCGAATCGCACTACCCCGTCACCGACATTCGCGCCCGCACGCCGTACGGCACACCGAATATCCCGGCGCTGCTGACATTGCCGCTGGTGATCGAGGAACATCATGCCATGGGTGGTTCTGCCGCCAAGGGTGCCCGGCTCAACTACTTGCGTAACCTGTGGGTGCGTGCAGCGCGCGAATTGCCGGGGATTGAAGTCATGACGCCGGATGACCCTCGCCTGTATTGCGGCATCACGTCACTGCGCTTCACGCGCCATAGCGATCAACAGCCGATGGTTGAGCGACTGCTCAGCGACTACAACCTGTTTACCGTGATGCGCAGCGGTGCCGCGAGCGGACCGTGCATTCGCATCACACCGGGCCTGACCACCACTGCGTCACATATGGCGCTGCTGACCCGGGCGCTGACCGAACTGGGCTGA
- a CDS encoding intradiol ring-cleavage dioxygenase yields MDDNTCAAPSQPACLLSPEQIAGPYFRNPKLIRRNISEGADGVPLILRLAIVDAMTGQPVTGALVDIWHCNARGAYSGWSKINPDKEVDVGEIGSIPRTDDDTYLRGGQFTDKHGVVRFTTIYPGFYAGRSLHIHVAVRITAGNNYLQERHVAWVGQLYLPEAASRSVLNTREYSGRKASPLTNDEDIYYKHHGGEASTLSVHTLSRKSNEDGYFGSTTIAIDTFAVSSHIKPEDFDRYTV; encoded by the coding sequence ATGGACGACAACACCTGCGCTGCACCTTCACAACCGGCTTGCCTGCTGTCCCCCGAACAAATCGCCGGTCCGTATTTCCGTAACCCGAAACTGATCAGGCGCAACATCAGCGAAGGCGCTGATGGCGTTCCCTTGATACTGCGCCTGGCGATCGTCGATGCCATGACCGGGCAGCCTGTCACGGGCGCGCTGGTTGATATCTGGCATTGCAACGCGCGTGGTGCCTATTCGGGCTGGAGCAAGATCAATCCGGACAAGGAAGTCGATGTCGGTGAAATCGGCTCGATCCCGCGCACCGACGACGACACTTACCTGCGCGGCGGTCAGTTCACCGACAAGCACGGAGTCGTGCGGTTTACCACGATTTACCCGGGGTTTTACGCCGGCCGTTCGCTGCACATTCACGTCGCTGTGCGCATCACGGCCGGCAACAATTACCTGCAAGAGCGGCATGTCGCCTGGGTCGGCCAGCTTTACTTGCCCGAGGCGGCTTCGCGGTCGGTACTGAACACCCGAGAGTACAGCGGCAGAAAGGCTTCACCGCTGACCAACGATGAAGACATTTACTACAAGCACCATGGCGGCGAAGCTTCGACGTTAAGCGTTCATACGCTTAGTCGAAAGTCGAATGAAGATGGCTATTTCGGATCCACCACCATCGCCATCGACACCTTCGCGGTTTCATCACACATCAAGCCGGAGGACTTCGACAGGTACACCGTGTGA
- a CDS encoding MurR/RpiR family transcriptional regulator: MRNLLEQIQNRLEDLNKAERKVAEVILLNPQQATRFSIAALAQASKVSEPTVNRFCRSFGVSGYPELKLQLAQSLASGAAYVSRAVEADDNPEAYTQKIFGSAIASLDSACQALDPNLISRAVDLLIQARQIHFFGLGASAPVALDAQHKFFRFNLAVTAHADVLMQRMIASVAHTGELFVIISYTGRTRELVEVARIARENGASVLGLTAEGSPLAKASTLSLNIPLPEDTDIYMPMTSRIIQLTVLDVLATGMTLRRGVDFQPHLRKIKESLNASRYPVGDEFN, translated from the coding sequence GTGCGGAATTTACTGGAACAGATCCAGAATCGCCTTGAAGACCTGAACAAGGCTGAACGTAAAGTCGCCGAAGTGATCCTGCTCAACCCACAGCAGGCCACCCGGTTCAGCATTGCCGCCCTCGCCCAGGCCTCGAAGGTCAGCGAGCCGACGGTCAACCGTTTCTGCCGTTCGTTCGGCGTCAGCGGCTACCCGGAACTCAAACTGCAGTTGGCTCAAAGCCTGGCCAGTGGCGCAGCGTATGTCAGCCGTGCGGTCGAGGCCGATGACAACCCTGAGGCTTACACACAGAAAATCTTTGGCAGTGCCATCGCATCGCTGGACAGCGCTTGCCAGGCGCTTGACCCGAACCTGATCAGCCGTGCCGTCGACCTGCTGATTCAAGCCCGGCAGATCCACTTCTTCGGCCTCGGTGCCTCGGCCCCGGTGGCACTGGACGCACAGCACAAATTCTTCCGGTTCAATCTGGCCGTCACCGCCCATGCCGATGTGCTGATGCAACGGATGATTGCGTCGGTGGCACACACCGGCGAATTGTTCGTGATCATCTCCTACACCGGCCGCACCCGCGAACTCGTGGAAGTGGCGCGCATCGCCCGGGAGAACGGTGCATCGGTGCTGGGTCTGACAGCCGAAGGTTCACCACTGGCCAAGGCCAGCACCCTGAGCCTGAATATCCCGCTGCCCGAAGACACTGACATCTACATGCCGATGACCTCGCGGATCATTCAACTGACCGTGCTGGACGTGCTGGCTACCGGCATGACCCTGCGTCGTGGTGTGGACTTCCAGCCGCATTTGCGCAAGATCAAAGAGAGCTTGAATGCGAGCCGGTATCCGGTGGGCGACGAGTTCAATTAA
- the fadD2 gene encoding long-chain-fatty-acid--CoA ligase FadD2: MQPDFWNDKRPAGVPLDIDLGAYKSVIEVFERSCKKFADRPAFSNMGVTLTYAELERQSLAFAAYLQAHTDLVPGDRIAVQMPNVLHYPIAVFGALRAGLIVVNTNPLYTAREMRHQFKDSGARALVYLNMFGQKVQEVLPDTDIQYLIEAKMGDLMPAAKGWLVNTMVSKVKKMVPAYALPQAISFKSALRMGRGLGIKPLKVGLDDIAVLQYTGGTTGLAKGAMLTHGNLVANMQQARACLGQFGADGQPLLREGQEVMIAPLPLYHIYAFTANCMCMMVTGNHNVLITNPRDIGGFIKELKNWRFSALLGLNTLFVALMDHPDFKTLDFSSLKLTNSGGTALVKATAERWEQMTGCRITEGYGLTETSPVACTNPYGDQSRIGTVGLPVPGTSLKVINDEGVEQPLGERGELCIKGPQIMKGYWQKPDATAEVLDAEGWFKSGDIAVIDPDGFVRIVDRKKDMIIVSGFNVYPNEIEDVVMAHPKVANCAVIGVPDERSGEAVKLFVVAREAGVSLEELKAYCKENFTAYKVPKHIVLRESLPMTPVGKILRRELRDIA, from the coding sequence ATGCAACCTGATTTCTGGAATGACAAACGCCCGGCCGGCGTGCCCCTGGACATAGACCTTGGGGCTTACAAGTCGGTGATCGAGGTGTTCGAGCGTTCCTGCAAGAAATTTGCTGACCGCCCGGCATTCAGCAACATGGGCGTGACCCTGACCTACGCCGAACTGGAACGCCAGAGCCTGGCATTCGCTGCTTACCTGCAAGCCCACACCGACCTGGTGCCGGGGGATCGCATCGCGGTGCAGATGCCCAACGTCCTGCATTATCCGATTGCCGTATTCGGTGCCTTGCGTGCCGGGTTGATCGTGGTCAACACCAACCCGTTGTACACCGCGCGGGAGATGCGTCATCAGTTCAAGGATTCCGGTGCCCGGGCACTGGTGTACCTGAACATGTTCGGGCAGAAAGTCCAGGAAGTGCTGCCCGACACCGACATCCAGTACCTGATCGAAGCGAAAATGGGCGACCTGATGCCGGCCGCCAAGGGCTGGCTGGTCAATACCATGGTCAGCAAGGTCAAGAAAATGGTCCCGGCGTATGCCCTGCCACAGGCCATTTCGTTCAAGAGCGCATTGCGCATGGGGCGTGGCCTGGGCATCAAGCCGCTGAAAGTCGGCCTCGACGACATCGCCGTGTTGCAATACACCGGCGGCACCACCGGTTTGGCCAAGGGCGCCATGCTGACCCACGGCAACCTGGTGGCGAACATGCAGCAGGCGCGTGCCTGCCTCGGGCAGTTCGGTGCCGACGGTCAGCCACTGCTGCGTGAAGGTCAGGAAGTGATGATCGCGCCACTGCCGCTGTACCACATCTATGCATTCACGGCGAACTGCATGTGCATGATGGTGACCGGCAACCACAACGTGCTGATCACTAATCCGCGAGACATTGGCGGCTTCATCAAGGAGCTCAAGAACTGGCGTTTCTCGGCGTTGCTGGGGCTCAACACCTTGTTCGTCGCCCTGATGGATCACCCGGACTTCAAGACCCTGGATTTCTCCAGCCTCAAGCTCACCAACTCCGGCGGCACGGCGCTGGTCAAGGCCACCGCCGAGCGCTGGGAGCAGATGACCGGTTGCCGTATCACTGAAGGTTACGGCCTGACCGAAACCTCGCCGGTGGCCTGCACCAATCCTTATGGTGATCAATCGCGAATCGGCACGGTCGGCCTGCCGGTACCGGGCACTTCGCTGAAAGTGATCAACGATGAAGGCGTCGAGCAACCGTTGGGCGAGCGCGGCGAACTGTGCATCAAAGGCCCGCAAATCATGAAGGGTTACTGGCAGAAGCCCGACGCCACCGCTGAAGTGCTGGATGCCGAGGGCTGGTTCAAGTCCGGCGACATCGCGGTGATCGACCCGGACGGTTTTGTGCGCATCGTCGATCGCAAGAAGGACATGATCATCGTGTCGGGTTTCAACGTGTACCCGAACGAGATCGAAGACGTGGTGATGGCGCATCCGAAAGTCGCCAACTGCGCGGTCATCGGTGTGCCGGACGAGCGGTCGGGCGAGGCGGTGAAGTTGTTTGTGGTGGCCCGCGAAGCCGGGGTCAGCCTTGAGGAGTTGAAGGCTTACTGCAAGGAGAACTTCACGGCGTACAAAGTGCCCAAGCACATCGTGTTACGTGAGTCGTTGCCAATGACGCCGGTCGGGAAGATTCTGCGGCGGGAGCTGCGCGATATCGCGTAA
- a CDS encoding PA2169 family four-helix-bundle protein, whose protein sequence is MTDMNKEAISVLNDLIETSKDGQEGFKTCAEDIKHPELKTLFVQRSADCATAASELQSAVRSMGGDPETSTSVSGDMHRRWVDVKSMFTGKDEEAVLNEAERGEDHALKAYREAMEKINKHNLVGIRDLVERQYHGVQRNHDQVKALRNQARARS, encoded by the coding sequence ATGACCGACATGAATAAAGAAGCCATCTCTGTACTCAACGACCTGATTGAAACCAGCAAAGACGGTCAGGAAGGGTTCAAGACTTGCGCTGAAGACATCAAACACCCTGAACTCAAAACGTTGTTCGTTCAGCGTTCTGCCGACTGCGCCACGGCGGCGTCTGAACTGCAATCCGCCGTGCGTTCGATGGGCGGCGATCCAGAAACCTCCACCAGTGTCAGCGGCGATATGCACCGTCGCTGGGTCGACGTGAAGTCGATGTTTACCGGCAAGGACGAAGAGGCTGTCCTGAACGAAGCCGAGCGCGGTGAAGACCATGCGCTGAAGGCTTACCGAGAGGCGATGGAGAAAATCAACAAACACAACCTGGTGGGCATTCGTGACCTGGTTGAACGTCAGTACCACGGCGTGCAACGCAATCATGACCAGGTCAAAGCCCTGCGTAACCAGGCTCGCGCACGCTCGTAA
- a CDS encoding bifunctional 4-hydroxy-2-oxoglutarate aldolase/2-dehydro-3-deoxy-phosphogluconate aldolase — translation MTTPSPTVSMADKVALIDSLCAKARILPVITIAREQDVLPLADALAAGGLTALEVTLRSQFGLKAIQILRQRRPELVTGAGTVLDRHMLAAAEAAGSQFIVTPGITRDLLEASVNSPIPLLPGISNASGIMEGYGLGYRRFKLFPAEVSGGVAAIKALGGPFGEVKFCPTGGVGPANIKSYMALKNVMCVGGSWMLDPEWIKNGDWARIQECTAEALALLD, via the coding sequence ATGACAACCCCATCCCCGACCGTTTCCATGGCGGACAAAGTTGCCCTGATCGACAGCCTCTGCGCCAAGGCGCGGATTTTGCCGGTGATTACCATCGCTCGCGAACAGGACGTCCTGCCGCTGGCTGACGCCCTCGCCGCCGGCGGCCTGACTGCCCTGGAAGTGACCCTGCGTTCGCAGTTCGGCCTCAAGGCCATCCAGATCCTGCGCCAACGGCGTCCGGAACTGGTGACCGGTGCCGGCACCGTGCTGGATCGCCACATGCTCGCCGCCGCCGAAGCGGCCGGTTCGCAATTTATCGTTACGCCAGGCATCACCCGTGATTTGCTCGAAGCCAGTGTCAACAGCCCGATCCCGCTGTTGCCCGGTATCAGCAACGCCTCCGGCATCATGGAAGGCTATGGCCTGGGTTATCGCCGCTTCAAGCTGTTCCCGGCGGAAGTGAGCGGCGGCGTCGCTGCCATCAAGGCCTTGGGCGGCCCGTTCGGCGAAGTGAAGTTCTGCCCGACCGGCGGCGTTGGCCCGGCCAATATCAAGAGCTACATGGCATTGAAAAACGTCATGTGCGTGGGCGGTAGCTGGATGCTTGATCCGGAGTGGATCAAGAACGGCGACTGGGCCCGCATTCAGGAATGCACTGCCGAGGCCTTGGCGCTGCTGGACTGA
- a CDS encoding MaoC family dehydratase, whose product MTQVTNTPYEALEVGQTASYSKTVEERDIQLFAAMSGDHNPVHLDAEFAAGTMFKERIAHGMFSGALISAAVACELPGPGTIYIGQQMSFQKPVKIGDTLTVRLEILEKLPKFRVRIATRVFNQRDELVVDGEAEILAPRKQQTVTLPTLPAISIG is encoded by the coding sequence ATGACCCAGGTTACCAATACCCCTTACGAAGCCCTCGAAGTCGGCCAGACCGCCAGCTATAGCAAGACCGTCGAGGAGCGCGACATTCAGTTGTTCGCCGCCATGTCCGGCGACCACAACCCGGTGCACCTGGACGCCGAGTTCGCGGCGGGCACCATGTTCAAGGAGCGCATCGCGCATGGCATGTTCAGTGGCGCGCTGATCAGCGCAGCGGTTGCCTGTGAACTGCCTGGGCCAGGCACTATTTATATCGGCCAGCAAATGAGCTTTCAGAAACCGGTGAAAATTGGCGACACCTTGACCGTGCGTCTGGAGATTCTGGAGAAACTGCCGAAGTTTCGTGTGCGCATTGCCACCCGCGTGTTCAACCAGCGTGATGAATTGGTGGTGGATGGCGAAGCGGAGATCCTGGCACCGCGCAAGCAGCAGACCGTGACGCTGCCGACTTTGCCGGCGATCAGCATCGGTTGA
- a CDS encoding alpha/beta hydrolase, with product MIHDTFWLTATDHSRLFVNQWLPAAPLHAVILLAHGMAEHSGRYARLAEKFCEHGYGVYAPDQRGHGKTAENGTLGHFADDDGWCKVVGDLASLNQHIGQQHPGVPIVLLGHSMGSYIAQAYLLHHSASLHGAVLSGSNFQPVTLYRAARQIARFEKLRQGPKGRSALIEWLSFGSFNKKFKPARTQFDWLSRDPVEVDLYANDPLCGFRCTNQMWIDLLGGLQQISKASNLAQIDPGLPLLVIGGECDPVSEGKRLKDLADALRAAGSQNLHLTIYPQARHELFNESNREEVISDVLQWIAQALSHRRPPRSE from the coding sequence ATGATCCACGACACGTTCTGGCTGACCGCGACTGACCATAGCCGCCTGTTCGTCAACCAGTGGCTGCCCGCCGCGCCATTACACGCGGTCATTCTGCTGGCTCACGGCATGGCCGAGCACAGCGGTCGCTACGCCCGGCTGGCGGAAAAATTCTGCGAGCACGGTTACGGCGTCTATGCGCCGGATCAGCGTGGACATGGCAAAACCGCCGAAAACGGCACACTCGGCCATTTCGCCGATGACGATGGCTGGTGCAAAGTCGTCGGCGACCTCGCCAGCCTCAACCAGCACATCGGTCAACAGCATCCTGGTGTGCCGATCGTGTTGCTCGGTCACAGCATGGGCAGCTACATCGCCCAGGCTTACCTGCTGCATCACAGCGCCAGCCTGCACGGCGCGGTGCTCAGCGGTTCGAATTTCCAGCCCGTGACGCTCTATCGCGCGGCGCGCCAGATCGCCCGTTTCGAAAAGCTGCGCCAGGGGCCCAAGGGGCGTAGTGCGTTGATCGAATGGCTGTCCTTTGGCTCGTTCAACAAAAAATTCAAACCGGCACGCACACAATTCGACTGGCTCAGTCGCGACCCGGTGGAAGTGGATTTGTACGCCAACGATCCGCTGTGTGGCTTTCGCTGCACTAACCAGATGTGGATCGATCTACTCGGTGGGTTGCAGCAAATCAGCAAAGCGTCCAATCTCGCTCAGATCGATCCGGGCCTGCCGTTGCTGGTGATTGGCGGTGAATGTGATCCGGTGAGCGAAGGCAAGCGTCTGAAAGATCTGGCCGATGCCTTGCGTGCGGCGGGCAGCCAGAACCTGCACCTGACTATTTACCCGCAGGCGCGCCACGAACTGTTCAACGAGAGCAACCGCGAGGAAGTGATCAGCGATGTGTTGCAGTGGATCGCCCAGGCATTGAGCCACCGTCGGCCACCCCGGTCGGAATAG
- a CDS encoding DUF3820 family protein: protein MNPEKLELLITREMPFGKYKGRIIADLPDPYLNWFAREGFPHGELGGLLALMQEIDHNGLSELLEPLRAKHGKPAPRH, encoded by the coding sequence ATGAACCCTGAAAAACTAGAACTGCTGATCACCCGCGAAATGCCCTTTGGCAAATACAAGGGCCGGATCATTGCCGACCTGCCCGACCCCTACCTGAATTGGTTTGCCCGGGAAGGATTTCCTCATGGCGAATTAGGTGGCTTGTTGGCCCTGATGCAGGAAATCGATCACAACGGCTTGTCGGAACTGCTCGAGCCCTTGCGCGCCAAACATGGCAAACCCGCCCCCCGCCATTGA
- the pgl gene encoding 6-phosphogluconolactonase: MAISNLKLPQGVSAHAFKSPVLLAETLALTVAKQLSEAIDTQGTATLVVSGGRSPVAFFQHLAKQALDWSNVVVSLADERWVPVEHADSNAGLLKRYLLQGPAAKAQFLSLYSASANLEQAAEQADRLLSELPVIDVLVLGMGDDGHTASLFPNSPNLADALKADGIRRCYPMLAPTVPHQRLTMSRALLASAKHKVLSISGQSKLTTLSAALASDDVAAMPIRAFLQPTLEIYWCP; the protein is encoded by the coding sequence ATGGCGATATCTAATTTGAAACTGCCTCAGGGCGTCAGCGCCCATGCGTTCAAAAGCCCGGTGCTGTTGGCCGAAACGCTGGCACTGACGGTTGCCAAGCAATTGAGCGAAGCGATCGACACCCAGGGCACCGCCACGCTGGTGGTGTCCGGTGGTCGCAGCCCGGTGGCGTTTTTCCAGCACTTGGCCAAACAGGCGCTGGACTGGTCGAACGTGGTGGTCAGCCTGGCCGACGAACGTTGGGTGCCGGTTGAGCATGCCGACAGCAATGCCGGTCTGCTCAAGCGCTATCTGTTGCAAGGGCCGGCGGCCAAGGCTCAGTTCCTGAGTCTGTACAGCGCCAGCGCCAACCTTGAACAGGCGGCCGAGCAGGCCGATCGTTTGCTCTCCGAACTGCCGGTGATCGATGTATTGGTGCTGGGCATGGGTGACGACGGTCACACCGCGTCGCTGTTTCCGAACAGCCCGAACCTGGCCGATGCCTTGAAGGCCGACGGCATCCGTCGTTGCTACCCGATGTTGGCACCTACCGTGCCGCATCAACGCCTGACCATGAGCCGTGCGCTGCTGGCATCGGCCAAGCATAAAGTTCTGTCCATTTCCGGTCAGTCAAAACTGACCACCCTGAGTGCCGCATTGGCCAGTGACGATGTCGCCGCCATGCCGATTCGCGCGTTTTTGCAACCCACGTTAGAGATTTACTGGTGCCCATGA
- the zwf gene encoding glucose-6-phosphate dehydrogenase, protein MPSITVEPCTFALFGALGDLALRKLFPALYQLDGAGLLHEDTRIIALAREPGTEQQHLAFIAAELRRYVGAKELDAAVVERFLARLSYLHVDFLQADDYIALAEMAGSAQRVIAYFATPAAVYGAICENLAKVGLAQNTRVVLEKPIGSDLESSRKVNDAVAQFFPENRTYRIDHYLGKETVQNLIALRFANSLFETQWNQNYISHVEITVAEKVGIEGRWGYFDKAGQLRDMIQNHLLQLLCLIAMDPPADLSADSIRDEKVKVLKALAPISPEGLTTQVVRGQYIAGYSEGKSVPGYLEEENSNTQSDTETFVALRADIRNWRWAGVPFYLRTGKRMPQKLSQIVIHFKEPSHYIFAPEQRLQISNKLIIRLQPDEGISLRVMTKEQGLDKGMQLRSGPLQLNFSDTYRSARIPDAYERLLLEVMRGNQNLFVRKDEIEAAWKWCDQLIAGWKKSGDAPKPYAAGSWGPMSSIALITRDGRSWYGDI, encoded by the coding sequence ATGCCTTCGATTACGGTTGAACCGTGCACCTTTGCCTTGTTCGGCGCCCTCGGCGATCTGGCCTTGCGCAAGCTGTTTCCTGCCCTCTATCAACTCGACGGCGCAGGCCTCTTGCACGAGGATACGCGCATTATCGCGCTGGCCCGCGAGCCCGGCACCGAGCAGCAACACCTGGCATTCATCGCCGCCGAGTTGCGTCGTTATGTCGGGGCCAAAGAGCTGGATGCGGCCGTGGTCGAACGCTTCCTGGCCCGACTGAGCTACCTGCACGTCGACTTTCTCCAGGCTGATGATTACATCGCCCTGGCTGAAATGGCCGGCAGTGCCCAGCGCGTGATTGCCTACTTTGCGACGCCTGCCGCCGTTTACGGCGCGATCTGCGAGAACCTGGCCAAGGTCGGCCTGGCGCAAAACACCCGCGTAGTCCTGGAAAAGCCCATCGGCTCGGACCTGGAATCCTCGCGCAAGGTCAACGACGCCGTGGCGCAGTTCTTCCCGGAAAACCGTACCTACCGCATTGACCATTACCTGGGCAAAGAGACGGTTCAAAACCTCATCGCGCTGCGTTTCGCCAACAGTCTGTTCGAAACCCAGTGGAACCAGAACTACATCTCCCACGTGGAAATCACCGTGGCCGAGAAGGTCGGGATCGAAGGCCGTTGGGGTTACTTCGACAAGGCCGGTCAATTGCGGGACATGATCCAGAATCACCTGCTGCAGCTGCTTTGCCTGATCGCCATGGACCCGCCGGCCGACCTGTCCGCCGACAGCATCCGCGATGAGAAAGTCAAAGTCCTCAAGGCGCTGGCGCCGATCAGCCCGGAAGGCCTGACCACTCAAGTAGTGCGCGGCCAGTACATCGCCGGTTACAGCGAAGGTAAATCGGTCCCGGGTTACCTGGAGGAAGAAAACTCCAACACCCAGAGCGACACCGAAACCTTTGTCGCCTTGCGTGCCGATATCCGCAACTGGCGCTGGGCCGGCGTGCCGTTTTACCTGCGCACCGGCAAGCGCATGCCGCAGAAGCTGTCGCAGATTGTCATCCACTTCAAAGAACCGTCGCATTACATCTTCGCCCCTGAGCAGCGCCTGCAAATCAGCAACAAGCTGATTATCCGCCTGCAACCGGACGAAGGTATTTCCTTGCGCGTGATGACCAAAGAGCAAGGCCTGGATAAGGGCATGCAGCTGCGTAGCGGTCCGTTGCAGCTGAATTTTTCCGACACTTATCGCAGCGCGCGGATTCCCGATGCCTACGAGCGGTTGTTGCTGGAAGTGATGCGCGGCAATCAGAACCTGTTTGTCCGTAAAGATGAAATCGAAGCCGCGTGGAAATGGTGTGACCAGTTGATCGCCGGGTGGAAAAAATCCGGTGATGCGCCCAAGCCGTACGCGGCCGGGTCCTGGGGACCGATGAGCTCCATTGCTCTGATCACGCGGGATGGGAGGTCGTGGTATGGCGATATCTAA